The following nucleotide sequence is from Citrus sinensis cultivar Valencia sweet orange chromosome 6, DVS_A1.0, whole genome shotgun sequence.
CCTCCACGGATTTAGAGTTTCACGGAGTCCCACtccaaatagaaaaaattttaaataatttttgagaaatagAGTAGAGagtgaaaggaaaataatcatcaaatttcttcatgaGATGGGGTTTAATTTTGTACTCCTcaccccacccccacccccacccACACCCACACCCACACCCACACCCAAATCcctattaaatataaatatatttttaattcttatttaataattgttatttttttaattataatgtcaattaataattttttttaatttttatgcaatataaacaagatatgaatgaaagaaaattctataatatttttcaactctgaaacattgttatattttcttttctcttttaaggtgctacactttttaaatatttttcacttttaatatcattttaagatattatttcaaacttttagatttttttaaaagaatttaaatactttataatatgatgatgattttattttaattctctaatttttaacttactaaaataatgtatttataaaataaataaatgaggaatggggtggggatgaGAAAATCATTCCCCACATGGGGATTTTCCATCCCcaccccactaaatttattggagaATGGAGTGGGGAATGGAGGTAAAAATTTCTAACGGGATGAGGAATGAGGGGTAGgcctccccacccccaccccatcccaccccattgccatccctacacAGATTGTTACTGATATTATATCAGACATTACAATTACATTATTTACAATCGTACTAAACAACTTAGACCACCGTCATACATTAACCCACTGAAATACTTacccaaatattttaaactctctctaatattcgaggggtgcctactccactcacattttgtAAGGAAAGTAttgtctccactcaattagtTAATAATTGAGGAAGAACTGAAACTAACTTCTATAATTCTCTGATGGAGACTCGAACCCTTGCACTCAATATTGTAAGTGCAAGGTTCGACAAATAGATAATTAAGCTGCCGAATCAATCATCATTCATAAAGGGAAATGCTTGGTGTAGGCAGGGGAGAAATacgagagagaaaaaaaaaaggagaggaAGAATGGGTGACTAGTTagtagataattttttttcatacttAGTACTACTCTTCATAAATTCTGTATTGCTGCCACGTCAAAACGTCATTCCGTTTCGCCCTCTTTTGCTACttcattgttttattttcaaaaatgtaaattataagattataataatttaaaaaaagcatTAAATTACAAACTCCGTACCGGGATGGGTTAAATTCTTTCCGcatgattattttgttaaacatGGAAATGGGAGTTggcttaattaaattaaaaagcgctcaaaattattgaaaataaatttcctCGTGGCAACTTTGCATGTTTTATGTGATGGGCATATTAATGGACGGGTCATCTTATGATGATGAGGAAAGTAACCATCTCGTGAACTATCTAGGAAATGCATGCAAGTTAGATgatcaaaattattgtaatCTAGTTGACCacaatggaaaataaaattgtcaagTAAAATCCCAACATAGTAGTCTAATAGTAGACACTAACATCTTGtgatgtttttatttgtataatttttattttcttttaagtggAATTAGAGCTATATTTAACTCAACAacgttgttattattataaaagaaaagtaaaatgaGGGACACAAACTCATTCCACAATTATTGTGTTGAGTTGTATCTCACGTTAGATAGTAAAGACGAGTTACTTGAATTTATAAGTAGGATATGTTATTTTACCTAATTGGTTAGTCTTTTGGATTGAATACTTAAAAATACTGAGTAAGTCTTCCAACGAGTGATATCAAACTAATTCTTAATAGATAGAATGTGGTAGTGGAACAATTCAAGTATATAGGACGAAAGAACCAAGGTTCGGTAGTGGTTACATCAAATGGAGAATTATTGGGTTGTGTCTCACACTGACTATTAAGTAAGAGTTCCTCCATTGGttagtaaaaaaaagttacttaaatttataaatagaatatattattctattcaataaattagtATTTTGAATTGAATACTTAAAAATACTAGGTCGGGTCTCCCGACATATTGTGCATAAACTAATATGTTATTAACTATTAGTTAAATGATTGTCACGTGAGTTGCatgctttttttaattaattatattaaaattttatattttcttttaatcaataatttaattacatatcagtttatataaataaataatttgatcggcttttttttaaaatttgttaccGGTGCAGGAATTACCCGTCCCATCCACAATCAAAGAGGAACCACTTGCAATCATAATTGAGAATGATTAGGTGACAACACACCGATGAGAAAAGCATAAGCTTTTTCCCAatctacaaaaatttaattgtaatttgacCATAAATCGGTGTCAACGATCATGCGAGTTTTAACGAACTCCATTACAACCTTAGTGCGgacatttcctttttaattttaaagctAAAATGCCAACAATTGAAATCTACTCATTTCATActgtttcaaaaaatttcactagtttaattaattagcatcCGCAAAAATGTGATCGGGTTAacacaatttatttctttatacTTGTTTCTCTCTACATTGAAAATGTACGATGTCTTAAagtaaatcaaatttagaaaaaggaTGGAatccttatttatttattttttgataaaaacaattgcatggtgaaatatttcattttgattgGCATGTTTGCCATGGTATCCCTAATAAGGTCAAATTACGGACTCATTGAATACCCAAAGACTGTAGAACCTTAAAGACAGTAACATAATCCAAACACGACACAATACCTCACACACGACAGAGTGCTATAGACTGCAAAATATTGACTGCATGTCGGGTTAAAACATGGTCGTCGTCTTTTCGCCAACTTGAGACGACATTTCATACAAGAAGCAAAGCCTGTAGGCAGTAGCGTGTAACGAGTTTACAGTggtaattttacttttttaatacgAAAGACTGAAATTGCTTCGAGTCCCCAGCGGTTCTCATTGGTCGTAAAAAAAAGATCTTCTGCTCCAAAGCCGATATCGCCTCAGGCTTTAGCTGAAAATGGATGTCCTTACTGCCTTTCACCAAATAGAGCTTCTTTGTTCAGAGAACTCATTGAATGCGAGCCAGGGATTTAGGTCTGTTTGGCACTCCGTCACCAACTATTCAGAACGTGAACTAAGCAAAACCAAGGGCAAATTTGtctaagaatttaaaattaattacttactCGCAAAGGATAGTGTCCCCGGGGGTGCCAAGTGGAATGCCAATAAGGGCAAATGTCTGTCCGTTGAAACGGAAAAAAACGAACGAGAGAAGAGAGTGTGGTGTGCCCCACGTCTCGTGAGAGATTTTGTTTAGCCACTAAGTCACCACCTCCCCCCACTCACTCACAAGTCACAACTCACAACTCAAAAGCAAAAACCGTAaaactgttttttttaaaaaaaaatgattttcggaaaaaaaaattcctggCCCCACCTCACAATCACATGCTTGCCGAGTGCCTCTACCTTATCTCGGCCCCAGTCCTCTGGTGTCTAATATCTTACCTGGCTGCAACTCGTCATGGCCCCCACTTCTGACACACGCCCATCTCCACCGTCGATCTCGTAATACCCTAAGCGTGTGTCtcacctcctcctcctcccTCGCGAGTGAAAAGTACGTAACCCACCTTTTTCTTTCCTCTACAAATACTAACTTCTCTTCGCATAATTGCATTTCCCCTCCCCCTCTCCGTTTTCTATTGTAACAAACAGCAATTAAACGCGCACACAAAGCTCGGTTTATTTTTTCCTCTAATCTTTAGCGCGTTGGCAGGGGGCCCTGAGACTGAGCATCCAGCAAACAAATCTGAGGCAAACCTATTATTAAATCTTGCACAAGCAGCAAAGCCCATTAGGCCTGTGTCATCAAAACCACTCTCAAATCTCGAGCAGCAGCGGTAACAACATGGCTCAGAGTTTAGACGACGGTGAGTTTTGGCTGCCGCCTCAGTTCCTCACTGACGACGACATACTTATGGACTTGAGTATGACTAATAACAGCAACATCAAGAAAAGCAGCAACAACAAAGAGGGATTTGACTTGGAGGCTGACGCTACCAAGTCTTTGTTCCCTTTTGAGTTCCCTTACGGGTTTGGAGCCTTCGGCCACTCTTCTTCGGATCTTAGCTCTCCGGTTGAGTCGGTGGTGGGTTCTACGGAAACCGAGAGTGATGAGGAAGATTACATCGCCGGCTTGACTCGCCAAATAGCTCACTCAACTCTCGAAGACGACGCTTTTGCCGCTGACAAAACTAAGGTACCAATCATTATAATATATACTCTCTAATAAACTGAAATactgtgttttattttttatttttttctttgctttcgCGTTTTTCTCATCTTTGGCTTGGTATTTAGGCTCGGTTTGTGTCGGGCTCGCCGCAGTCGACGCTGTGTACGGTGGGACGTGGTTGCGGATGCAGGCAGGGCTCGAGCAGGGGAAGCCCCGGCTGCCAATCGCAAGTCTCGTCGCCTCCGGAAACTTGGGATCTGCTATACGCGGCTGCAGGGGAAGTAGCAAGGATGAGAATGAACGAAGAATCATACGGGTATCATCAACACAACGGAGGCCTATTGTGTCCACCAAGAAAGCCGTCTGCAATCTCTGTTCCATTAAAGAATCACCACCCAAATCACTTTGACTCTGCTGGTGGTATCTACTCTCGCCAGCACCAGCTCCTTTCTCACCAGAGGTTACAGGCCACTCAAGTAAGAAACCTTCCTGAACGACATCGTAATAAATACTCCCCAGCTTTCCATATTTGTCTTTtgcttatttcttttgtttttatctgtTAACAGTTTCAGCAACTGaagcaacagcagcagcagcagcagatgATGAAGCAACAACAGGGTTCGTCTGTTTGGGGAGGACCACAACAACAAACGCAGAGCAAGCCAAATGGACTCTACCAAGTTGGTGGAATGAACAGATTGACGAGGAGTAATTCGAACAATGGTCGCTCTCTCGGTTTGTCGCCCTCTGCATGGCCGCCTCTGCAACATGCAGCAACTCAGCAGCAACAAAACGGGTCGGGTATGCGGGCTGTCTTTCTCGGAGCTCCGAGTGCCAAAAGAGAATGTGCCGGCACAGGCGTTTTCTTGCCTCGCCGAATCAACACACCCACTGAGCCGCGCAAGAAGTCAGGTGAATATATCTTCTTTCCCTTctgttcaaatttcaaatcaatttgcTCTGTTTTATTCCGAGATCTGAtcttgcttttttatttttttcccctaattACAGCGTGTTCCACTGTTTTGCTTCCAGCCAAAGTGGTGCAGGCCTTGAACCTTAATTTTGATGACAAGGGCGCTCCATTTTATCCTCGTTTTGGGAGTTTCATGCCAGAAAGTGGTAAATACAAGTCACTCGTTAGTGTCGCtcatatgtttttttttttgtttttatttactgggtattaatttttgtttttattcttggtGATTATGCAGATTCTGCCGCTTTGAGGTCTCGAAATAGTAATGGGGTTTCCTATCAGAAGCGAAATCTCAGGCCGCAGCAAGCAATGAGTCACGAGATCCGGTTGCCTCAGGAGTGGACATATTGATCCGATTTCACTTCTGGGGTTTACTAATTCTGTTTGTTTCGTGGGAGGTTTTTAGAAAATGGAAAAGGGGTTTTGAAGATTAgaagaaattcaagaaataagaaaagatgATGGGGGTATGCTAGTTTTTGTCGTAGGAATAGAATTTGGTAGCATATATAGTTATATTATAGTGTTCtttttaagaagaaaatatgattattatGATGATGGTTATTAAGAGGTAGTAagaattatgaaaatgttttttggGTTAGAATTAGGGAAAAATAAAGGGATTTTCTACTACTAAGGAAAGTGAATGCTGTAGCagcttttgttctttttgttgGGCTCaaggaaagagagagaggtgGATGGGAAGGGGAAAAATATTGAATGTTTTTGGGGAATAgcaaaaattagagaaattaGTGTTTATTACTTGCATAGCCGATGAGAGAGTGGGTGGCTTGGAAcaatgtttattattttttcaggCTATAGATTTGCTCACTCAATACTCATGATGCCAATGCATTATTGCTTGTCATTCTAGGCTTGTTTGTGTCTTTGGAAAATTGTCATTCCAGCCTGTCCATCCACTCGGTTGCCAtgaagtaataataaatataataagttattattaattttgcacTTCCCCtcatctttgtttttttcagttatattttattgtgaCTGTATTTTTCTGGGTTCAAGTTTTTGTAAGTAAATATTGTTGCATTGCAGTGTTCATACTTCCGAGGAAGTAAAACAGTCCAATGTACGAACAATCAacaaataatgttaaattagTCCAGCTTTCCGGCTCCGGAAGATTGCAcaagtgtttctattaaaagtACTTTCCCTTTCCTCGAGGTCCAACAGCTGGATCTTCGGGCTCACGGcctgtaattattattattttactaaatcaAGTTTAACcttaaatcaataatcaatCAACTCGGCCGATAGTACGCAACTCAGTGAGTCACTCCATcgagttaaaaaaagaaaaaaatctcttttgCCTTGGGGAGGAAGTACAATTTTCCTCGCTGTCGATGAGTTCATCAAAGGAGAGTCCTTTGCACGTGGCAGGCTTTGAGCTGAGCCTTAATCTTTACTTTTGCGTGAGGCGAGATCTTTTCGGTAaccccctttttctttttcaaaggGGGGGACGCAGGAGCGGAGAtctttttattgatttgacggatttttaatttcattctgAATCTTATCTGGGAAAGTCGGGCTGCCTTAGAATTTGAGAGCGAGGGGTTGCTTTCACCGTGGCCTCACGGTTAATGGCCACACACACGGCACGCACGCGTAGATGCCGGCGAACGTGGTCTCATCGTGGTCCACCACGTCCTTAGCCAAAGCCAAGCACCTTCGGTTACCGAACCCCTCCCCCTCCACATGGTGCGCACCACGCAGCACCCACCTCCCTCCTTGTTTTGTCTCCCACGCGTCCGGACGGCGATtgggaaacaaaaaattaggctttttttcttttcatttatcCGCGTCGGTTGATGTGCGTGATATGTTTGAGTAGGATATTGGAAGGTCTAGTAAGCGTTTCAAGTGGCGCCGTTTTGTGTGCGGCTATTTGACCGGTCCTCCATTTCTGCTGGGATCACGCCTCtcgttcatttattttaatgccaCTTGTTGTCTTGCCTCCTCTTCTCGTGCCGCCCATTTCTGTGTTGAAGTctaaaataaggaaaaaaaaaattggcatcAAGTAGACATTCACACgcaccaaaataaataatgtttacACGAAAATTTATAGTAACAGTCAGAAGTTTGAGAACCAACTAGAAATTTAACCAGTTTCTAATTTGAAGCGTTTGTCTTCAAAtggacataattaaaaataagaaaaagtacGAAAACCACTTGATATTTTTCTACTATAGACATACGGTATTAATACGCATAAGCAATTAAGCAGCACACATTTATTATTCGACGAAATGTCAAGCCATCACTGTATGGCATTGTTGCACGACCTGAGCAGCCCGTCGGTCACATTAAATGAGGTCGCATAATTCCTATGCCCTGCGTTTAATGAGATGTCTAACTACAGTTCTACTTTTACAACATCTCATCTTTGAACCGGGCGTCGGCAATTAGACTTTGCCTTTATGGGCCTAAATACGGCGCTGGCCAGCATCGGCGGCCGCATGGGTAGATCACcaataatatatgaatgcgagttttgttaattaaatcgGGGCTGTTTGTTCCGTCGTAGGGACGCGGATGACGGATGCTCTAAAAATACTTTTCTAATGAATGCGTCTTAAAATATCCGACGTTTTATTTGGTAGCATGTGCGAGTGTAACTAAAGTTGGGTTTACAAATTCAACGGTTGCTCAACCAACCAACCCAACTAACTGTCGTTTAGTATCTCGTacaaagaaattatatattaaaaaatacagagTAGGCAAATTGCTGCTGTTCAAAATTATGTATTGAGGTGATGAGCTGATTGTATAAGGTAATGTCGACGACTCTATTAAATGATAGGgaagtttaaaatttcaataatgtCGCACTGTATTAGCGTACGGTTTTGTTTCCTTACCATATGACATTGTAATAATATTTGCGTATCAACTGCTCAATGTGGGGGTGTTTGCTaaaatgagttttaaaagAATGTATAATGAGCCAAATTTAGTTCTTTTGGAGATGGTTGACGGGACAAAAACTTAACgctatgttatttattataagctAACCCTGCGGTATTTGGTGATAGGTTTGTTAATGCCTGAGTGACATAAAATCCAATCAATTATCATGGACACGTTTGGACAGAGTCTCTTAATTCATTTATCGAACAGAGCGTGTGAAATCTAATGTTACATGTACTTGATTGTCATTTCACTAGACAACTAAACCACTAGGCTTATATAATAAAGAAGCATGGCCCGGAAGATAAGTTAAGGAATCCTACGGATTGAATTTTGTTCTACATAGTTAAAAGTAAGTTTGTACACACACTTCAATGGACTTTGATTCAATGGGAGAAGTCTTCCACTTACAATGTTAAATGCAAGGGTTCTagttttcataaaatcattatggAAGTTAGTTTCAGTTCTCCCTCAATTATCAACTGATTGGGTGGAAACAGTCTATTCCTTACAAAATATGAGTGGAGTAGGAATGTGAGTAGAGTAAGCATCCCTTGAACTGATTGAGTGGAGACAATTTCTCCCTTACGAAATATGAGTGGAGTAggaatgtgagtggagtaagCACCTCTCGAACTGATTGAGTGAAGACAGTCTCCCccttacgaaatgtgagtggagtaggcacccctcgaatattagagaatGTTTAAAGTATAATTCAGTGGAGACAATCTCTCCCTTACGAAATGCGAGTGGAGTAGGCATCCCTTAAATATTATAGAAGGTTTAAAGTATTTGGGCAAGTGCTTCAGTAGGTTAATGTATGGCGATGGTCTCAATTGTTTAGtacaattgtaaatattgtaattgtaatgtctgatgtaatatcaataacaatatgtatataacaaaattaaaaaaaaaattcgaatATGATAGAGATGtggatttaaataaaaattatgaaatttgacatttattagaaaataattatatctattACCACTATATGCATAATGTGTTCTACATTTCTTATTAAGATGAGTACTTTTCTATGGATGCTAACAAAATGTAACTGATAATGATTCTACATTGGTCCAAAAATGCAAATGggatattatatttatttcctaactGATTTACTATGTAAATAGGTATACAAGTCATTTTCTAACACGAgtgttcatattttttaaaatgtaaatttaaattcttacaGCGTTGTAAAAATCTTTTACACACACATTCCAATTAGTAGtagataatatgttatttgagatataaaatttaattccaaatatGTATGTGTAGTACCAATGCAATATTACtaaaatttgatatatttttgcGAAATCAATTGCCAGTTATGAGATAAAATTTAGTTACATAGTTGATATTAGGGGTCTTGGTAAGTTTTATATGCTTACATCAActcaaaattagttttattacaTGACTCAATTGTTGTACGCCGAACAATTAGAGGGTCATGGGAAACTACTTTTGGGTCAATTGTCAGTTACAAATAGCAATTGCCATATTTATAgtgatatataaatatataattatcattgtcatttatttatagaCTTGGTaagattaatatattaataatgaaatgttgtaaaatcaattaataccTTATCCATAATGATgtaaaaataagatataaaaTATGTGTATTCAAGTTTAAACTTTGTAGGTATCACACTATAGATTAAGCCTTGAGAGAACTGATatgattttcaagtttttttttttttttgggttaattatTCATCGAGTTCGAATAAGAGAGGTAGGGGTATCCTACctcttaagaaaaaaaggggggcCAAATTATAGATAAAAGATTCCAAGTTAAACAAGGCGCCAGGCCCAGCCGGCCTACGCCCGTCATATACTCATATGGCGCCAAATCTGCGGACCGGATCAGTAGACACCGGACAGTCGGCCCAATATTTGCAAAGTCAAAAATCAACGGTCTTAAACATCCCTAAGAAATAAACGCTCTGATTTTGACATGCTCTAGAGTCTAGAAGAGTGAAAACAAGGTGACTAGGTGAGTGAGTGAGTCAAGCAGTCACGATTCGTCTTCAACCTCTGATTTTCAGGTAATTGTCATGTTCTCTGCCCTAATTCTCACTTAATTGGGTTGTTGAGC
It contains:
- the LOC102623650 gene encoding uncharacterized protein LOC102623650 isoform X2, which translates into the protein MAQSLDDGEFWLPPQFLTDDDILMDLSMTNNSNIKKSSNNKEGFDLEADATKSLFPFEFPYGFGAFGHSSSDLSSPVESVVGSTETESDEEDYIAGLTRQIAHSTLEDDAFAADKTKARFVSGSPQSTLCTVGRGCGCRQGSSRGSPGCQSQVSSPPETWDLLYAAAGEVARMRMNEESYGYHQHNGGLLCPPRKPSAISVPLKNHHPNHFDSAGGIYSRQHQLLSHQRLQATQFQQLKQQQQQQQMMKQQQGSSVWGGPQQQTQSKPNGLYQVGGMNRLTRSNSNNGRSLGLSPSAWPPLQHAATQQQQNGSGMRAVFLGAPSAKRECAGTGVFLPRRINTPTEPRKKSAKVVQALNLNFDDKGAPFYPRFGSFMPESDSAALRSRNSNGVSYQKRNLRPQQAMSHEIRLPQEWTY
- the LOC102623650 gene encoding uncharacterized protein LOC102623650 isoform X1, whose amino-acid sequence is MAQSLDDGEFWLPPQFLTDDDILMDLSMTNNSNIKKSSNNKEGFDLEADATKSLFPFEFPYGFGAFGHSSSDLSSPVESVVGSTETESDEEDYIAGLTRQIAHSTLEDDAFAADKTKARFVSGSPQSTLCTVGRGCGCRQGSSRGSPGCQSQVSSPPETWDLLYAAAGEVARMRMNEESYGYHQHNGGLLCPPRKPSAISVPLKNHHPNHFDSAGGIYSRQHQLLSHQRLQATQFQQLKQQQQQQQMMKQQQGSSVWGGPQQQTQSKPNGLYQVGGMNRLTRSNSNNGRSLGLSPSAWPPLQHAATQQQQNGSGMRAVFLGAPSAKRECAGTGVFLPRRINTPTEPRKKSACSTVLLPAKVVQALNLNFDDKGAPFYPRFGSFMPESDSAALRSRNSNGVSYQKRNLRPQQAMSHEIRLPQEWTY